A single window of Providencia alcalifaciens DNA harbors:
- the pntB gene encoding Re/Si-specific NAD(P)(+) transhydrogenase subunit beta — protein MSSGVVTAAYIVAAILFIFSLAGLSRHESSQRGNTYGIIGMGIALIATILGPHSANVGWMIVAMVIGAVIGIRLAKKVEMTEMPELVAILHSFVGLAAVLVGFNSFIASEGHASSVMENIHLTEVFLGIFIGAVTFTGSIVAYGKLSGKMSSKPMMLPNRHKLNLAALVVSFILLVIFVKTDSVGLQVFVMLIMTAIALAFGWHLVASIGGADMPVVVSMLNSYSGWAAAAAGFMLSNDLLIVTGALVGSSGAILSYIMCKAMNRSFISVIAGGFGTDGSSTGSEEEMGEYRETTAEEVAEMLRNSTSVIITPGYGLAVAQAQYPVHDITAKLRERGINVRFGIHPVAGRLPGHMNVLLAEAKVPYDIVLEMDEINDDFAETDTVLVIGANDTVNPAAQEDPNSPIAGMPVLEVWKANNVVVFKRSMNTGYAGVQNPLFFKENTQMLFGDAKASVDAILKAL, from the coding sequence TTGTCAAGTGGAGTTGTGACAGCAGCTTACATCGTTGCTGCTATCCTATTTATTTTCAGTCTTGCGGGGCTATCTCGCCATGAAAGTTCTCAACGCGGGAACACATACGGCATTATCGGTATGGGGATCGCGCTGATTGCGACGATCTTAGGTCCTCATAGTGCCAATGTGGGTTGGATGATAGTGGCAATGGTGATCGGTGCCGTGATTGGTATTCGTTTAGCCAAAAAAGTTGAAATGACCGAAATGCCAGAACTGGTTGCTATTTTACACAGTTTTGTGGGTTTGGCAGCGGTACTTGTGGGCTTCAACAGCTTTATTGCAAGTGAAGGTCACGCCAGCAGCGTGATGGAAAATATTCATTTAACGGAAGTTTTCTTGGGTATTTTCATCGGTGCTGTCACATTTACAGGCTCAATTGTGGCTTATGGCAAGCTGTCAGGAAAAATGTCATCGAAGCCGATGATGTTACCAAATCGCCATAAACTTAACCTTGCAGCCTTAGTCGTTTCATTTATTTTGCTGGTTATTTTCGTTAAAACTGACAGTGTTGGCTTGCAAGTGTTTGTTATGTTGATCATGACGGCGATTGCATTAGCCTTCGGTTGGCATTTAGTTGCCTCTATCGGTGGTGCAGATATGCCAGTGGTTGTATCGATGCTGAACTCATACTCAGGATGGGCAGCGGCAGCGGCAGGTTTCATGCTCAGTAATGACTTGCTGATCGTGACGGGAGCCTTAGTCGGTTCATCGGGAGCCATCCTTTCTTATATTATGTGTAAAGCGATGAACCGTTCGTTTATCAGTGTTATTGCCGGTGGGTTTGGTACTGATGGTTCATCAACAGGCTCTGAAGAAGAAATGGGCGAATACCGCGAAACCACGGCGGAAGAAGTCGCTGAAATGTTGAGAAACTCAACCTCAGTAATCATCACCCCGGGCTATGGTTTGGCGGTGGCACAAGCGCAATATCCGGTGCACGATATTACGGCAAAACTGCGTGAGCGTGGCATTAATGTTCGCTTCGGTATTCACCCTGTTGCAGGGCGATTACCGGGACACATGAACGTACTGTTAGCTGAAGCGAAAGTTCCTTATGACATCGTGTTAGAAATGGATGAAATCAATGATGATTTCGCCGAAACAGATACGGTGCTGGTTATCGGTGCGAATGATACCGTGAACCCAGCAGCGCAAGAAGATCCAAACAGCCCAATTGCGGGTATGCCAGTGTTAGAAGTTTGGAAAGCGAATAATGTCGTTGTGTTTAAGCGCTCAATGAATACAGGGTATGCAGGGGTACAAAACCCACTGTTCTTTAAAGAAAATACTCAAATGTTATTTGGTGATGCGAAAGCAAGCGTGGATGCAATTTTAAAAGCGTTGTAA
- the ydgH gene encoding DUF1471 family protein YdgH gives MKLKTTVIAAAVLSLTSITATQAAVELTPKQATELQPYERITVTGRFNAIYEASDAVSRRADKMGAYAFYIQSLDDVGDSGNMRVVADVYAKDASKREESARRVFGGVEEMSKADAKVYQPFDAVTVSGFYPSEPDLYEAIAKKAKEKDAASFYVVRNVAMNDGGNTLATAYIYKKDAPKRQIQKEEAVVPADSDAGRALLAQGGEAADKVLIPGVASSEEPTEAVGRFFETSSSQPGRTSVTLPSGYVIEEVNKTAAAMMVPFDSITFSGYYTNTPEVRYQIAKRAEAKGAKYYHITREWQSNGGSVTISADLFK, from the coding sequence ATGAAGCTGAAAACTACGGTCATCGCAGCCGCGGTGCTATCATTAACTAGTATAACCGCTACACAGGCGGCTGTTGAATTAACGCCAAAACAGGCTACTGAATTACAACCTTATGAGCGTATAACCGTCACTGGGCGTTTTAATGCTATCTATGAAGCATCCGATGCAGTTTCCCGTAGGGCTGATAAAATGGGGGCTTATGCCTTTTACATTCAAAGCCTTGATGATGTAGGTGACAGTGGCAACATGCGTGTTGTTGCTGATGTGTACGCAAAAGATGCATCAAAACGTGAAGAATCTGCTCGCCGAGTTTTCGGTGGTGTTGAAGAAATGTCTAAAGCGGACGCAAAAGTGTACCAACCTTTTGATGCAGTGACTGTAAGTGGTTTCTATCCATCTGAACCTGACTTATACGAAGCTATCGCGAAAAAAGCCAAAGAAAAAGATGCGGCCTCATTTTATGTAGTTCGTAACGTAGCCATGAATGACGGTGGTAACACTTTAGCAACCGCATATATCTATAAGAAAGATGCACCTAAGCGCCAAATTCAAAAAGAAGAAGCGGTTGTTCCTGCTGATTCAGACGCGGGTCGTGCGCTGTTAGCGCAAGGTGGTGAAGCGGCAGATAAAGTACTGATCCCAGGCGTTGCAAGTTCTGAAGAACCAACCGAAGCTGTTGGCCGTTTCTTCGAAACTTCCTCTAGCCAGCCGGGTCGTACTAGCGTGACATTACCAAGTGGTTATGTCATTGAAGAAGTGAACAAAACAGCAGCAGCTATGATGGTTCCATTTGATTCCATTACCTTCTCCGGTTATTACACCAATACCCCAGAAGTTCGTTATCAAATTGCCAAACGTGCAGAAGCTAAAGGTGCAAAATACTACCATATCACTCGTGAATGGCAGTCGAATGGTGGCAGCGTCACCATCAGTGCAGACCTGTTCAAATAA
- a CDS encoding pyridoxal phosphate-dependent decarboxylase family protein encodes MNNFKNKNMNVDALFLGPKSENAVFFREMMEYAVTEHMHWRSGYHPEDPDLITTVDKYAPEYRDTLYRTEGILNQLSSKLKTTSVPWFSPRYMGHMNADTLMISNLAYVMAMMYNPNNCAQESSPTTTVLEIEAGLDLCGMFGYDVQKSWGHITSGGTVANYEGLWVARNIKTLPLAMASHPQAKQLLTDVSETALLNMRTSDVLDLIDELKKQGLFEEIRNLTCRGTGVEQGKLGKLLVPQSKHYSWMKAMDILGLGQQNIVQLPVDKRYRTDVSQMRDIVFSLIEKGEPILAVVAVVGTTETGAIDNVAEVIKLREECEQRFGASFYVHIDAAYAGYACAMFRDENNQFLEYDALIERYHREGVFPPDIVWPKPDVYQSFRALNQADSITVDPHKVGFIPYAAGAICMKDKRIVDLISYHAAYVFEEVKESSRKTDKQQNVLLGSSIMEGSKAGATAAAVWAAHRLVPLNLLGYGKVIAAGVTTANWMIEKINTSEPFIIDGREFTLAAMPAPDFHMINFMFRETGNTSLEKQNQLNKRLYELCSYAAGRTYANDFLTSSTSLTHEEYGDNPQNLCLEANFKEEEWHKVHSIYVLRAAIMTHCLRDKQHFENYWNELRNIFEDKLQQLIDEENKRNHSIQKVSV; translated from the coding sequence ATGAATAATTTTAAAAATAAAAATATGAACGTAGATGCATTGTTCCTCGGACCTAAATCTGAAAATGCGGTATTTTTCAGAGAAATGATGGAATACGCAGTGACTGAGCATATGCATTGGCGTTCTGGTTATCATCCCGAAGATCCAGATTTAATTACTACCGTTGATAAATATGCACCGGAATATCGGGATACGTTATATCGCACTGAAGGTATTCTTAATCAGCTTTCCTCGAAATTGAAAACTACGTCAGTGCCTTGGTTTTCACCGCGTTACATGGGACATATGAACGCGGATACACTGATGATCTCCAATCTCGCGTATGTCATGGCGATGATGTACAACCCTAATAACTGCGCACAAGAATCTTCACCAACGACGACGGTGTTAGAAATTGAAGCTGGGTTAGATTTATGCGGTATGTTTGGGTATGACGTGCAAAAATCTTGGGGACACATTACTTCTGGTGGCACAGTGGCTAACTACGAAGGGTTATGGGTCGCGAGAAATATCAAAACATTACCTTTAGCCATGGCATCCCATCCTCAAGCCAAACAACTTTTAACGGATGTTTCAGAAACCGCGTTACTGAATATGCGTACCAGTGATGTATTGGATCTGATTGATGAGTTGAAAAAGCAAGGGTTGTTTGAAGAGATCCGTAATCTGACCTGCCGAGGCACCGGTGTTGAACAAGGTAAACTTGGTAAATTATTAGTGCCGCAATCCAAGCATTATTCGTGGATGAAAGCGATGGATATCCTAGGGTTAGGGCAGCAAAATATTGTCCAACTTCCCGTTGATAAACGTTATCGCACGGATGTTTCGCAAATGCGTGACATCGTTTTCTCACTGATTGAAAAGGGCGAGCCTATTCTTGCAGTGGTGGCCGTTGTCGGGACCACTGAAACAGGCGCTATTGATAACGTCGCTGAAGTCATCAAATTACGCGAAGAATGTGAGCAGCGCTTTGGCGCTTCATTCTATGTGCATATTGATGCCGCGTATGCAGGCTATGCCTGTGCGATGTTCCGTGATGAAAACAACCAATTCCTTGAATATGATGCGCTTATTGAGCGTTACCATCGCGAAGGTGTTTTCCCGCCAGATATCGTTTGGCCAAAGCCTGATGTTTATCAAAGTTTCCGCGCTTTAAACCAAGCTGATTCCATCACCGTCGATCCGCATAAAGTCGGTTTTATCCCTTATGCCGCTGGAGCAATTTGTATGAAGGACAAACGCATTGTCGATTTGATTTCTTATCATGCGGCCTATGTGTTTGAAGAAGTAAAAGAAAGTAGTCGTAAAACCGATAAACAACAGAATGTATTACTGGGTTCATCGATTATGGAAGGCTCAAAAGCGGGTGCGACGGCAGCGGCGGTATGGGCTGCACATCGGTTAGTTCCGCTGAACTTATTGGGGTATGGCAAAGTCATCGCGGCTGGGGTAACAACCGCCAATTGGATGATCGAAAAAATCAATACCAGCGAACCGTTTATCATTGATGGGCGTGAGTTCACGTTGGCGGCGATGCCTGCACCGGATTTCCACATGATCAACTTTATGTTCAGAGAGACGGGAAATACCTCATTAGAGAAGCAAAACCAGTTAAATAAACGTTTGTATGAACTCTGCTCTTATGCGGCAGGACGTACTTATGCCAATGATTTTTTAACGTCGTCAACATCACTAACCCATGAAGAATACGGTGATAATCCTCAGAATTTGTGTCTAGAGGCGAACTTCAAGGAAGAGGAATGGCATAAAGTCCATTCAATTTATGTATTAAGGGCCGCAATTATGACCCATTGCCTGCGTGATAAACAGCACTTCGAAAACTACTGGAATGAATTAAGAAACATCTTTGAAGACAAACTACAACAGCTCATTGATGAAGAAAATAAACGTAATCATTCCATCCAAAAAGTTAGTGTTTAA
- the uspE gene encoding universal stress protein UspE — protein sequence MANYKNLLVAIDPNQDDQPALRRAVYIVQRNGGRIKAFLPIYDLSYDMTTLLSPEERNAMRKGVISQKAAWIKQQAHFYLEAGIEIEIKVIWHNKPYEAIIQEVISGQHDLLLKMAHQTDNLESIIFTPLDWHLLRKCPCPVWMVKDKVWPDHGSVVVAVNLSNEESYHDDLNIKLVEKTQDLAQRIIKEQEIHLVSAYPIAPMNIAIELPDFDPSLYNNALRGQHLIAMKSLRQKFAIDEKNTHVREGLPEKIIPDMCEELHAGVVVLGILGRTGLSAAFLGNTAEHVIDKLKCDLLAIKPDGFVCPIKATDD from the coding sequence ATGGCTAACTATAAAAATCTTTTAGTAGCAATCGACCCAAATCAGGATGATCAACCGGCATTAAGGCGTGCAGTTTATATCGTGCAGCGTAATGGCGGACGGATAAAAGCCTTCCTGCCTATCTATGACCTATCTTATGACATGACCACCTTGCTTTCTCCTGAAGAGCGCAATGCAATGCGCAAAGGAGTGATCAGCCAAAAAGCCGCGTGGATCAAGCAACAAGCCCACTTTTATTTAGAAGCGGGTATTGAGATAGAAATTAAAGTCATTTGGCACAACAAGCCTTATGAAGCCATCATTCAGGAAGTGATTAGCGGTCAACATGACCTTCTACTAAAAATGGCGCACCAAACTGACAACTTAGAATCCATCATTTTTACCCCATTAGACTGGCATTTATTAAGAAAATGTCCGTGTCCTGTTTGGATGGTAAAAGATAAAGTTTGGCCAGATCACGGCTCTGTGGTGGTTGCGGTGAATCTTTCTAATGAAGAATCTTACCACGATGACTTAAATATCAAGTTGGTTGAGAAAACCCAAGATCTCGCACAAAGAATTATTAAAGAGCAAGAAATTCATTTAGTCAGCGCTTACCCAATCGCGCCAATGAACATTGCCATTGAACTGCCTGATTTTGACCCAAGCCTGTATAACAATGCCCTACGTGGTCAACATTTAATCGCCATGAAAAGCCTGCGGCAGAAGTTCGCAATTGATGAAAAAAATACGCATGTTCGTGAAGGATTACCTGAAAAAATCATTCCCGATATGTGTGAAGAATTACACGCAGGTGTTGTGGTACTCGGCATTTTAGGACGTACAGGGCTTTCCGCCGCGTTCTTAGGTAATACTGCCGAACATGTTATTGATAAACTGAAATGTGACTTATTGGCGATTAAACCTGACGGTTTTGTATGCCCTATTAAGGCTACGGATGATTAA
- the pntA gene encoding Re/Si-specific NAD(P)(+) transhydrogenase subunit alpha, protein MRIGIPRERLANEARVAATPSTVTQLLNLGFSVCVEQNAGHLASFDDAAYEQAGAEIVSRESAFSADIVFKVNAPLSDEIPLLKEGATLVSFIWPAQNPELMEALKARNINVMAMDAVPRISRAQSLDALSSMANIAGYRAIVEAAHEFGRFFTGQITAAGKVPPAKVMIIGAGVAGLAAIGAAGSLGAIVRAFDTRPEVKEQVQSMGAEFLELDFKEDAGSGDGYAKVMSEAFIKAEMALFAAQAKDVDIIVTTALIPGRPAPKLITKEMVESMRPGSVVVDLAAQTGGNCELTQADKLVVTDNGVKIIGYTDLPSRLPTQSSQLYGTNLVNLMKLLCKEKDGEITIDFDDLVIRGVTVIKQGEITWPAPPIQVSAQPQAKPKAVEKVKAPEKKMSPVTKMALMALAIILFGWFANSAPAEFLSHFTVFALACVVGYYVVWNVTHALHTPLMSVTNAISGIIVVGALLQIGSGGWVSFLSFIAILIASINIFGGFTVTQRMLKMFRKG, encoded by the coding sequence ATGCGAATTGGTATACCAAGAGAAAGACTTGCCAATGAAGCGCGTGTTGCCGCTACACCATCAACAGTTACCCAATTGTTAAACTTGGGTTTTTCGGTGTGTGTCGAGCAAAATGCGGGACATTTAGCAAGTTTCGATGATGCAGCTTATGAGCAAGCGGGTGCAGAAATTGTCTCTCGTGAGAGCGCGTTTTCTGCGGATATTGTATTTAAAGTGAATGCACCATTGTCGGACGAAATTCCTTTATTAAAAGAAGGGGCGACTTTAGTCAGCTTTATTTGGCCGGCGCAGAACCCTGAGTTAATGGAGGCATTAAAAGCCCGTAATATCAATGTAATGGCAATGGATGCCGTGCCGCGTATCTCTCGGGCACAATCACTCGATGCATTGAGTTCAATGGCAAATATCGCCGGTTACCGCGCGATTGTGGAAGCTGCACATGAATTCGGGCGTTTCTTCACCGGACAAATTACGGCTGCTGGTAAAGTACCGCCAGCAAAAGTGATGATCATCGGTGCGGGTGTGGCGGGTCTGGCTGCGATTGGTGCGGCAGGTAGCTTAGGCGCGATTGTTCGCGCATTTGATACTCGCCCAGAAGTGAAAGAGCAAGTTCAAAGTATGGGTGCCGAATTCCTCGAATTAGATTTTAAAGAGGATGCAGGTAGTGGTGATGGTTACGCGAAAGTGATGTCTGAAGCCTTTATTAAGGCAGAAATGGCGCTATTTGCTGCTCAAGCAAAAGACGTGGATATCATTGTAACGACGGCGCTTATTCCGGGTAGACCTGCACCGAAATTGATCACCAAAGAGATGGTTGAATCAATGAGGCCGGGCAGTGTGGTGGTTGACCTCGCTGCACAAACGGGTGGTAACTGTGAACTGACTCAAGCGGATAAATTAGTTGTCACTGATAATGGTGTCAAAATCATCGGTTACACAGATTTACCAAGCCGTTTACCAACGCAATCTTCTCAGCTATATGGTACCAACCTTGTTAACTTGATGAAGTTGCTGTGTAAAGAAAAAGATGGCGAAATCACGATTGATTTTGATGATTTAGTCATTCGCGGCGTTACGGTTATCAAGCAAGGTGAAATCACTTGGCCAGCACCACCAATTCAAGTTTCAGCTCAGCCACAAGCGAAGCCGAAAGCCGTTGAAAAGGTGAAAGCGCCAGAGAAAAAAATGTCACCGGTAACCAAAATGGCGCTGATGGCACTGGCTATCATCCTGTTTGGATGGTTCGCTAACTCAGCTCCAGCAGAGTTTTTATCGCACTTTACCGTCTTTGCGCTGGCTTGTGTGGTGGGATACTACGTGGTGTGGAACGTCACCCATGCGCTGCATACCCCGTTGATGTCGGTCACTAACGCCATCTCAGGGATTATTGTTGTTGGTGCATTGCTGCAAATTGGTAGTGGTGGCTGGGTAAGTTTCTTATCCTTTATTGCGATCTTGATCGCAAGCATCAATATTTTCGGTGGGTTCACAGTAACTCAACGCATGTTAAAAATGTTTCGTAAGGGATAA
- a CDS encoding NAD(P)H-quinone oxidoreductase produces MSNNLMSLPPLMTAVDIIDPSVSDELQLIEIPLPKLLPGHLIVKVEAAGVNRPDIFQRKGSYPPPPDASPIMGLEVSGTVVAKADDVTTWAIGDRICALVAGGGYAEYCLVHQDIALPLGNLSFEEGAAIPENFFTVWANMFQIGQLKQGETVLIHGGTSGIGSVAIQLAKAFGATVITTVGSEDKAIAAKSLGADCVINYRTDDFVKVTQEYTNHHGVNMVIDIIGGDYVSKNYVVAAKFGRIIQIGMMKGSPTQLNMMPMMVKRLTHTGSTMRSRSNEEKAQIAKELHQQVWVMLQNGKIKPIINKIYTLCQVERAHHHMESGDLIGKIILVNS; encoded by the coding sequence ATGAGTAACAATTTGATGTCGTTGCCCCCATTAATGACAGCTGTAGACATTATTGATCCAAGTGTTTCGGATGAACTGCAGCTAATAGAAATTCCTCTCCCTAAACTCCTTCCTGGTCATCTAATCGTTAAAGTGGAAGCCGCTGGTGTTAACCGTCCTGATATTTTCCAACGTAAAGGCTCATACCCGCCGCCTCCAGATGCTTCGCCAATCATGGGGCTTGAGGTCTCGGGTACGGTTGTGGCTAAAGCTGATGATGTGACAACGTGGGCGATAGGTGACCGAATTTGTGCACTTGTGGCAGGTGGTGGTTACGCAGAGTACTGCTTAGTGCATCAAGATATCGCTTTGCCGTTAGGAAATTTATCCTTTGAAGAAGGGGCGGCTATTCCAGAAAACTTTTTTACTGTTTGGGCGAATATGTTCCAGATTGGACAGTTGAAGCAAGGGGAAACGGTACTTATTCATGGTGGTACCTCAGGTATTGGTAGTGTTGCCATCCAGCTCGCAAAAGCATTTGGAGCCACGGTGATAACGACGGTTGGCTCAGAAGATAAAGCGATAGCGGCGAAATCACTTGGTGCGGATTGTGTGATTAATTACCGAACAGATGATTTTGTTAAAGTCACTCAGGAATATACAAATCATCATGGTGTGAATATGGTCATCGATATTATTGGTGGTGATTATGTCAGCAAAAATTACGTGGTAGCAGCAAAATTTGGGAGGATCATCCAAATTGGCATGATGAAAGGAAGCCCAACTCAGCTGAATATGATGCCAATGATGGTAAAACGTTTAACTCACACAGGATCAACAATGCGCTCTCGTAGTAATGAAGAGAAAGCGCAAATCGCAAAAGAGCTGCATCAGCAAGTTTGGGTAATGTTACAAAACGGTAAGATAAAGCCAATCATTAACAAAATATACACATTGTGTCAGGTGGAACGCGCACATCACCATATGGAGTCGGGGGATTTGATTGGTAAAATCATTTTAGTAAACAGTTAG
- a CDS encoding FNR family transcription factor, whose translation MIPEKRVVRRIQSGGCAIHCQDCSISQLCIPFTLNEHELDQLDNIIERKKPIQKGQALFKAGDELRSLYAIRSGTIKSYTITEEGDEQITGFHLAGDLVGFDAIIHTQHPSFAQALETSMVCEIPFETLDDLSGKMPNLRQQIMRLMSGEIKGDQEMILLLSKKNAEERLAAFILNLSHRFAERGFSPREFRLTMTRGDIGNYLGLTVETISRLLGRFQKSGMLSVKGKYITIDDMAKLTDIAGKVSPVSC comes from the coding sequence ATGATCCCAGAAAAAAGAGTTGTTCGTCGCATCCAGTCTGGTGGTTGTGCTATTCATTGCCAGGATTGCAGTATTAGTCAGCTATGCATTCCTTTTACACTGAATGAACACGAACTGGATCAACTCGATAATATTATCGAACGTAAAAAACCTATTCAAAAAGGCCAAGCTTTATTTAAAGCAGGCGATGAATTACGTTCTTTATACGCTATTCGCTCTGGCACAATTAAAAGCTATACCATTACTGAAGAAGGCGATGAGCAAATCACGGGTTTCCACTTAGCTGGCGACCTCGTTGGCTTTGATGCCATTATTCATACGCAGCACCCAAGTTTTGCTCAAGCGCTAGAAACTTCAATGGTTTGTGAAATTCCATTTGAAACGCTGGACGATTTATCTGGCAAAATGCCTAACCTGCGCCAACAAATTATGCGTCTGATGAGCGGTGAAATTAAAGGGGACCAAGAAATGATCCTCTTATTATCTAAGAAAAATGCGGAAGAACGTTTAGCTGCATTTATTCTTAACTTATCTCATCGCTTTGCAGAGCGTGGCTTCTCACCAAGAGAATTCAGACTCACCATGACTCGTGGTGATATTGGTAATTACCTTGGCTTAACCGTTGAGACAATTAGCCGTCTGTTAGGTCGATTCCAAAAAAGCGGCATGCTCAGCGTTAAAGGTAAATATATTACCATCGACGATATGGCGAAACTGACTGATATCGCAGGTAAAGTATCCCCTGTTTCTTGCTAA